CTGCAATGGATACCTCTACACGTCAGCATTTTTGGGAAATTGTCAATCAGTTAAAGCAAAATGGTGTCACCATTGTCTATTCTTCTCACTATATCGAAGAGGTAGAGCATACGGCTGACCGCATTTTGGTCCTTCACAAGGGTGAATTGATTCGCGATACGACGCCTTATGCTATGCGTGGTGAAGAACAAGAAAAACACTTTACGGTACCACTAACTTATCAGGAAGTTATCAGCACTTTGGACCAGATTCAAGAGCTTGAAATCAAGCAAAATGCTCTTTCCTTCACAACCAAAGAAGCCAGCCAGGTATGGAAAGTCTTGCAAGAACAGGGCTGCATGATCGAAGAAATTGAAGTTCGCAATCGAACTCTCTTAGACAGTATCTTCGAAACGACTCAAGACTAAAGGAGATTGACGATGAAAAATATGACAAGTCTCATGAAAGTGGAAATCATTCTGATGAAACGGCAAGCAGTCTACTACTTGCTATCCATCGGACTTCCAAGTGTGTTTTACCTTATCTTTTCTGGTATGATGTTAGGGTCAGATATTCCAGAAATTGCTCTTCAAGCCTATCTTTTTGCCATGACGCTCTTTAGTATCATGTCAAGTGCTTTTTTCAGTATCCCAAGCACACTCGAGTCTGATAAGACGAACAACTGGCAAAAATTGATTCAACATTCTCCTGTTTCTATGGTAGAATATTATGTATCAAAACTGTTCAGCACTCTGCTAACTTTCTTGTTATCAATTATAGTTGTCTTTTCAGTAGGTCATTTTGTCCGCGGGGTTACTCTACCTTGGCTTGACTGGTTGGTGATTGGAGTTATGTTGCTGGTCGGAAGCGTGGTCTTTATCAGCATGGGGGTCTTGGTGAGCTTGCTTCCTAGTGCTCAATTGATGACGGTTATTGGAAATATTGCCTATATTGCTTTGGCTGTCCTAGGTGGACTCTGGTTCCCTTTGAGTTCCTTCCCAGAATGGCTCCAATCCATTGGAAAACTGACCCCAACCTATCAACTGATGCAGGTTGTCTCTACTTATTTGGAGCACCACGAATTTAATATTCTTGCTGCCTTGGTTGTACTAGGTTATACAGTTTTCTTTGGTGTACTGGTAATCCAGCTGAAAAAACGGATTGAGGTAAAATAAATCTATGTTGGAAAAATTTAAAAACATTCATTATATGTTTCATATTTCAATTGTGTTTATCATCTTTCCTATAGCGGGTGTTATCGTTGGAGATTACCCGCTTTTAACCTTGCTATGGACCCTACTATTTGTACTTGCCTTCTATTCGGTTTTAGCCAGTCAGAGTCGCACTGTGCTGTGGATGGCTTGGTGGATCATGCTTGCCTACATTTTTTATACATCGGTTTGGCTGAGTTCGGGTTTCACCTGGTTTATCTTCTATTTATCCAATCTCCTTATTTATGAGCTGGATGAGATTTCTTTTCACTCTTGGCGTTTTGTCAGTTTTGTTGTCTTGCAACCGTTCATTCTGACCGGAATCTATATGGTCAGTCATGTTAGTCCCTGGGACCTCCTCTTTTTCTTGGTGACCTTTATCTTTTCCGATGCACTGACCTTTGGTCTTTATCGAATTCGAGTGTCGGAGGAAATAAAAGAAGAAAAGATGAAACAAAATGCTAAGCTTAATCTTTTCTTGGCTGAAAATGAACGCAATCGTATCGGTCAGGATCTCCATGATAGTCTAGGTCATACCTTTGCTATGTTGAGTGTGAAGACGGACCTTGCCCTCCAACTTCTTCAGATGCAGGCTTATCCACAGGTGGAAAAGGAATTAAGAGAAATACAGCAAATTAGCAAAGAATCAATGCGTGAAGTTCGAACCATTGTGGAAAATCTTAAGTCTAGAACTTTGACATCAGAACTAGAGACTGTGAAAAAGATGTTAGAAATTGCTGGAATTGGGGTGGAAATAGCTAATCAACTAGATACAGCTAGCTTAACTCAGGAATTGGAGTCAATGGCTTCCATGATTTTACTTGAGTTAGTGACCAATGTCATCAAACATGCTAAAGCGTCTAAAGTCTACTTAAAATTAGAACGGACAGAGAAAGAACTCATTCTAACAGTGAGAGATGATGGCTGTGGCTTTCCTTCTATAAAGGGGGATGAGCTCCATACAGTTCGAGATCGTGTTCTTCCATTTTTGGGAGATGTAAAGGTGATCAGTCAGAAGTGTCCAACAGAAGTGCAAGTACGACTACCTTATAAGGAGAGAAACTAAGATGAAACTACTTGTTGCAGAAGACCAAAGTATGTTGCGAGATGCCATGTGCCAGTTGCTTGCCTTTCAAGCGGATGTGGAGTCTGTCTTACAAGCCAAGGATGGGCAAGAAGCAATCCAACTCCTAGAAAAGGAGTCTGTCGATATCGCCATCCTTGACGTAGAAATGCCTGCTAAGACTGGCCTCGAAGTCTTGGAGTGGATACGAGCAGAAAAGTTAGAAACAAAGGTGGTTGTGGTGACAACCTTCAAGCGCCCTGGCTATTTTGAACGCGCGATTAAGGTTGGAGTGGATGCCTATGTCTTGAAAGAAAGAAGCATTGCAGACCTCATGCAAACCTTGCACACTGTCCTCGAAGGGCGCAAGGAGTATTCGCCTGAATTGATGGAAGTGGTGATGACGCATCCCAATCCGTTGACAGAACAAGAGGTTGCTGTCTTAAAGGGAATCGCTCAGGGTTTATCCAACCAAGAAATTGCAGACCAACTCTATCTATCAAACGGAACCGTCCGAAACTATGTCACTAATATTCTTTCGAAACTAGATGCAGGCAATCGTACAGAGGCAGCCAACATCGCAAACGAATCAGGTTGGCTTTGATAAGAATGCTAAAAACATCTCAAACGAATGTTTAATTGAAGGAAAACCATACTAGAAAGGAGGAGGCCAATTGCCTCCTTTTCTGGTTTAGAAAAGGGGTGAAAGCTAGTGTCAAAGAGTGAAAAGATCAGAATAAAAATGAAAAATATCTTGACAATGAAGGAAAAATTGTGTTACAATAATAGACGGTACTTTTTACTTTTGGTCTCTCAAAAGTGTACAGGGACGTGCTGACAAATGTTGCAAAAGTACACACAGATGGTAGCTGTCACCAAGTGTATCATCACCAAAAATAAAAAAACACAGGAGAATGTAGATGCCTACAATTAACCAATTGGTTCGCAAACCGCGTAAATCAAAAGTAGAAAAATCTAAATCACCAGCTTTGAACGTTGGTTACAACAGTCATAAAAAAGTTCAAACAAACGTTTCTTCACCACAAAAACGTGGTGTTGCAACTCGTGTGGGAACAATGACACCTAAAAAACCTAACTCTGCCCTTCGTAAATTTGCTCGTGTACGTTTGAGCAACCTTATCGAAGTTACTGCCTACATCCCAGGTATCGGACACAACTTGCAAGAGCACAGCGTGGTGCTTCTTCGTGGTGGACGTGTAAAAGACCTTCCAGGGGTACGTTACCATATCGTCCGTGGTGCACTTGATACTGCAGGTGTTAACGATCGTAAACAAGGCCGTTCTAAATACGGTACGAAACGTCCAAAAGCATAAGGAAAGGGGATAAAGAGAAATGAGTCGTAAAAATAGAGCTCCAAAACGTGATGTATTGCCAGATCCGCTTTACAATTCACAACTAGTTACTCGTCTTATCAACCGCGTTATGCTTGACGGTAAACGTGGTACAGCTGCTTCAATCGTTTACGGTGCTTTTGAGCAAATCAAAGAAGCTACTGGTAACGATGCACTTGAAGTATTTGAAACAGCTATGGAAAACATCATGCCTGTACTTGAAGTACGTGCACGTCGTGTTGGTGGATCTAACTACCAAGTCCCAGTTGAAGTTCGTCCAGAACGTCGTACAACACTTGGACTTCGTTGGTTGGTAACCATCGCTCGCCTTCGTGGTGAACACACAATGCAAGACCGTCTTGCAAAAGAAATCTTGGATGCTGCGAACAACACAGGTGCAGCAGTTAAGAAACGTGAAGACACTCACCGTATGGCTGAAGCTAACCGTGCCTTCGCACACTTCCGTTGGTAATAAAATGATACCAAGAGCGGTAAAGGCCCAAGGCAAAAATAGGAAACTGATGCAGTGTTCCGTGAACACAAAGCAGTTTATCTTTTTTGCACCGGGCCTCGCTCGGGTTCAAATCAGCTAACTTGAGCTTTTAGCCCTAGTTCAACTCAACTTCCCATCTCACAAGTTGAAACCAACAAAAACAAGATAAACATTGAGAACGGGTAGGTCCTGCCTATCCGTTTTTATTAAAATCGT
This genomic interval from Streptococcus oralis subsp. tigurinus contains the following:
- the rpsL gene encoding 30S ribosomal protein S12, whose translation is MPTINQLVRKPRKSKVEKSKSPALNVGYNSHKKVQTNVSSPQKRGVATRVGTMTPKKPNSALRKFARVRLSNLIEVTAYIPGIGHNLQEHSVVLLRGGRVKDLPGVRYHIVRGALDTAGVNDRKQGRSKYGTKRPKA
- a CDS encoding response regulator transcription factor translates to MKLLVAEDQSMLRDAMCQLLAFQADVESVLQAKDGQEAIQLLEKESVDIAILDVEMPAKTGLEVLEWIRAEKLETKVVVVTTFKRPGYFERAIKVGVDAYVLKERSIADLMQTLHTVLEGRKEYSPELMEVVMTHPNPLTEQEVAVLKGIAQGLSNQEIADQLYLSNGTVRNYVTNILSKLDAGNRTEAANIANESGWL
- a CDS encoding sensor histidine kinase; amino-acid sequence: MLEKFKNIHYMFHISIVFIIFPIAGVIVGDYPLLTLLWTLLFVLAFYSVLASQSRTVLWMAWWIMLAYIFYTSVWLSSGFTWFIFYLSNLLIYELDEISFHSWRFVSFVVLQPFILTGIYMVSHVSPWDLLFFLVTFIFSDALTFGLYRIRVSEEIKEEKMKQNAKLNLFLAENERNRIGQDLHDSLGHTFAMLSVKTDLALQLLQMQAYPQVEKELREIQQISKESMREVRTIVENLKSRTLTSELETVKKMLEIAGIGVEIANQLDTASLTQELESMASMILLELVTNVIKHAKASKVYLKLERTEKELILTVRDDGCGFPSIKGDELHTVRDRVLPFLGDVKVISQKCPTEVQVRLPYKERN
- a CDS encoding ABC transporter permease, translated to MKNMTSLMKVEIILMKRQAVYYLLSIGLPSVFYLIFSGMMLGSDIPEIALQAYLFAMTLFSIMSSAFFSIPSTLESDKTNNWQKLIQHSPVSMVEYYVSKLFSTLLTFLLSIIVVFSVGHFVRGVTLPWLDWLVIGVMLLVGSVVFISMGVLVSLLPSAQLMTVIGNIAYIALAVLGGLWFPLSSFPEWLQSIGKLTPTYQLMQVVSTYLEHHEFNILAALVVLGYTVFFGVLVIQLKKRIEVK
- the rpsG gene encoding 30S ribosomal protein S7 gives rise to the protein MSRKNRAPKRDVLPDPLYNSQLVTRLINRVMLDGKRGTAASIVYGAFEQIKEATGNDALEVFETAMENIMPVLEVRARRVGGSNYQVPVEVRPERRTTLGLRWLVTIARLRGEHTMQDRLAKEILDAANNTGAAVKKREDTHRMAEANRAFAHFRW